A genomic window from Candidatus Pelagisphaera phototrophica includes:
- a CDS encoding DUF5069 domain-containing protein, producing MSRNGRPDTGEIHYDLPSPYVPHACGLLHLPRFIAKAKRHVKDELGRSYQRNYKKGFDRFICLHLGIDPDTVEEIVRESSSDEEIDNRLAGIFPSDLRVEKWNRELVQKGMSEMGREALTSAKRKMGIDDRTDLISFADMIEFDEERIQ from the coding sequence ATGTCCCGAAATGGCAGACCTGACACTGGCGAAATCCACTATGACCTACCGTCACCGTACGTGCCTCACGCTTGCGGCCTACTTCACTTACCCCGATTTATAGCCAAAGCGAAACGTCACGTAAAAGACGAGCTCGGCAGATCCTACCAACGAAACTATAAAAAGGGCTTCGATCGGTTTATCTGCCTACATCTCGGTATCGACCCAGACACCGTTGAAGAAATCGTAAGAGAAAGCTCCAGCGACGAGGAAATCGACAATCGTCTCGCTGGGATTTTTCCTTCGGATCTTCGCGTCGAGAAGTGGAATAGAGAGTTGGTCCAAAAAGGGATGAGCGAAATGGGTCGCGAGGCGCTTACAAGCGCGAAGCGAAAAATGGGCATCGATGATCGTACCGACCTGATCAGCTTCGCCGACATGATCGAATTTGACGAAGAGCGAATTCAGTGA
- a CDS encoding DUF4038 domain-containing protein, with protein sequence MSDSSNRDPIICTSNSAQLRGCHEISFPSSSPDCPDLPLIVAYTLPSGAIKSTRGFLTGDGLMKARCYINEEGVWSWEAKNMEGRCIKTGAFHASPSPLPGKLTISKKDPRQFQYDSGKWYLNFCDTAFRLFANEENRWKPYIDQAAQAGFNRIRSWLAPSPDYLFQPDRKRLNLEVWDEIDLRLNYALQRHPEIQFEIILYGPEFEELKRLEEGEPSAHSALRYAIERFAALPNVHWSIANDLTGEDPAWEDALVMVGEILAGNDPWYSLITSCGKRFDPPTLTSKKWISFLSIFSLGQITGEKSLVARATERKPVALAQDRGEQEYPPRFPRYYFRRLFWGTILSGALPSYSGLISSEPFDRNQRGIDGYYDACNSGRLRFGAHDILQVKKFFNDTKISLENWIPNDAITGSNPLLAKSILSSNHTECIAYIANPESLAEHNPDGYYGIPSDESTDSSETFTTATLELPFSSGVIKWYNPMTGLWKGEAEITKNSTTLLTPAPGDWVVWAKRG encoded by the coding sequence ATGAGCGACTCTTCAAATCGAGATCCAATCATTTGCACCAGCAACTCAGCCCAGCTTAGAGGGTGCCATGAGATTTCGTTTCCTTCCAGCAGTCCCGACTGCCCCGACCTGCCCTTAATCGTAGCTTATACTTTACCGAGCGGCGCTATCAAATCGACGCGAGGCTTTTTGACAGGCGACGGCTTAATGAAAGCGCGTTGCTACATTAACGAAGAGGGGGTGTGGTCTTGGGAGGCAAAAAACATGGAAGGCCGATGCATCAAAACAGGGGCTTTCCACGCGAGTCCATCTCCACTGCCAGGGAAATTGACGATCTCTAAAAAAGACCCAAGACAGTTTCAATACGACAGTGGGAAGTGGTATTTAAACTTTTGCGACACTGCCTTCCGGTTGTTTGCGAATGAGGAGAATCGCTGGAAACCCTATATTGATCAGGCCGCCCAAGCGGGTTTCAATCGAATTCGATCGTGGCTCGCCCCATCCCCAGATTACCTTTTTCAGCCGGATCGAAAACGACTCAACCTCGAAGTCTGGGACGAGATCGACCTACGGCTCAACTACGCGCTTCAGAGGCATCCGGAAATTCAATTTGAGATTATTCTCTACGGGCCAGAATTCGAGGAGTTGAAACGACTCGAAGAGGGAGAACCCAGCGCCCATTCCGCCCTGCGATACGCGATTGAACGATTTGCGGCCCTGCCGAACGTCCATTGGTCGATCGCAAACGACCTAACTGGGGAAGATCCTGCTTGGGAGGACGCCCTCGTCATGGTCGGAGAAATCCTAGCAGGAAATGACCCATGGTATTCCCTCATCACATCATGCGGAAAGAGATTCGATCCCCCCACCTTGACTTCCAAAAAATGGATTTCCTTTCTGTCTATCTTCTCCCTCGGTCAAATAACAGGTGAAAAGTCCTTAGTAGCCAGGGCAACTGAAAGGAAACCCGTTGCGCTGGCTCAAGATCGCGGAGAACAGGAATACCCGCCCCGATTTCCTCGGTACTATTTTCGCCGGCTGTTTTGGGGAACGATCCTATCGGGTGCCCTACCATCATACTCTGGCTTAATTTCCTCGGAGCCCTTCGACCGCAATCAGCGAGGCATAGATGGGTATTACGATGCCTGCAATTCCGGCCGCCTCCGATTCGGAGCCCATGACATCCTTCAGGTAAAGAAGTTTTTTAATGACACTAAAATCAGCCTAGAAAACTGGATTCCCAACGATGCGATCACCGGAAGCAACCCGCTGCTGGCGAAGTCCATCTTGTCCAGTAACCATACCGAATGTATCGCCTACATCGCGAATCCAGAATCATTAGCGGAACACAATCCAGACGGCTATTACGGCATTCCTTCAGACGAATCGACCGACTCCAGTGAAACCTTCACGACCGCAACTCTCGAACTACCCTTTTCCAGCGGAGTAATCAAATGGTACAACCCCATGACGGGCCTCTGGAAGGGGGAGGCAGAAATAACGAAAAACTCTACGACGCTTCTAACTCCAGCACCGGGCGACTGGGTCGTCTGGGCCAAGCGTGGTTGA